The following proteins are encoded in a genomic region of Cellulomonas sp. ES6:
- a CDS encoding glycoside hydrolase family 3 N-terminal domain-containing protein yields the protein MTTDATGAPEGSAPPTPAQRAGLLVGDGDFWTRAVPEAGVPSVELGDGPHGVRRETGRPMVWEPATCFPTGSALAATWDTDLVQRVGAALGREAAALGVGVLLGPGVNIKRTPLCGRNFEYFSEDPRLAGELGVAYVRGVQSEGVGACVKHFAANNQETARTRISVEVDERTLREIYLPAFERVVTQAAPWTVMAAYNRLGGVPLTEHRRLLTTVLRDEWGFDGVVVSDWDAVRDPVAVVRAGLDLQMPGADRAATVRRLLEAVASGALDQEAVDTAAGRVAALARRARPAARPAWADGGPPDDVPPGGRLDAALVDRHHALAREAAAGALTLLRNDGVLPLDPARGTVAVVGAYARSPRLQGGGSAGVDPTRVDAPLDLLRTAYGDRLRYADGYRHAPLNAYQDVPGEFQGVGGPDAERPRAERAARERAARDGVAAGTAGGAAEAGGAAEAGGSAAARAAATGTDPADPSTSAGVDADAERLVDEAVATARGADVVLAFVGLPLSHEVEAADRRTLALPPEQVLLLERLADLGAPVVVVLSAGSAVTTDPWDDRVAAVLDTWLAGQAGAGALVDVLLGRADPGGRTAETFPLALADTPGFVTFPGERGRVVYGEGVFVGYRWYDALGRDVRYPFGHGLSYTTFAYHDLDVEVLDAAAGRVAVSVTVTNTGRRAGHEVVQLYVGDPEAAVHRPPRELRGFAKVTLDPGASQRVRLELESRDFAWFDQVAGAWRREGGRFVVEVGASSRDIRVRTELDLPDDADLPPLVPDSALDGPPSSRFTAGHAGPAA from the coding sequence ATGACCACCGACGCCACGGGGGCGCCCGAGGGGTCCGCCCCGCCGACCCCCGCGCAGCGCGCCGGGCTGCTCGTCGGCGACGGGGACTTCTGGACCCGCGCCGTGCCGGAGGCCGGCGTGCCGTCGGTCGAGCTCGGCGACGGCCCGCACGGGGTGCGGCGCGAGACCGGCCGCCCCATGGTGTGGGAGCCCGCCACCTGCTTCCCCACCGGCTCGGCCCTGGCCGCCACCTGGGACACCGACCTGGTGCAGCGGGTCGGGGCGGCGCTCGGGCGCGAGGCCGCGGCGCTCGGCGTCGGCGTGCTGCTCGGCCCGGGCGTGAACATCAAGCGCACCCCGCTGTGCGGGCGGAACTTCGAGTACTTCTCGGAGGACCCGCGGCTGGCCGGCGAGCTCGGCGTCGCGTACGTGCGCGGGGTGCAGTCCGAGGGCGTCGGCGCGTGCGTGAAGCACTTCGCGGCGAACAACCAGGAGACCGCCCGCACCCGGATCTCGGTGGAGGTGGACGAGCGGACGCTGCGGGAGATCTACCTGCCGGCGTTCGAGCGCGTCGTCACGCAGGCGGCGCCGTGGACGGTCATGGCCGCGTACAACCGGCTCGGCGGGGTGCCGCTGACCGAGCACCGCCGGCTGCTCACCACCGTGCTGCGCGACGAGTGGGGCTTCGACGGCGTCGTCGTGTCGGACTGGGACGCCGTGCGCGACCCCGTCGCCGTGGTGCGCGCCGGGCTGGACCTGCAGATGCCGGGCGCGGACCGCGCGGCGACCGTGCGCCGGCTCCTGGAGGCCGTGGCGTCCGGCGCGCTCGACCAGGAGGCGGTCGACACCGCCGCCGGCCGGGTGGCGGCGCTCGCCCGGCGCGCCCGGCCCGCGGCACGCCCCGCCTGGGCGGACGGCGGGCCGCCCGACGACGTGCCGCCGGGCGGACGGCTGGACGCCGCGCTGGTGGACCGGCACCACGCCCTCGCCCGGGAGGCCGCAGCCGGCGCGCTCACCCTGCTGCGCAACGACGGCGTGCTGCCGCTGGACCCGGCGCGCGGCACCGTCGCCGTCGTCGGCGCGTACGCGCGCTCCCCGCGGCTGCAGGGCGGCGGCTCCGCCGGCGTGGACCCGACGCGCGTGGACGCCCCGCTCGACCTGCTGCGCACCGCGTACGGGGACCGCCTGCGCTACGCGGACGGCTACCGGCACGCGCCGCTGAACGCGTACCAGGACGTGCCGGGCGAGTTCCAGGGGGTCGGCGGGCCGGACGCGGAGCGGCCGCGGGCGGAGCGGGCGGCGCGGGAACGGGCCGCCCGCGACGGGGTCGCCGCCGGGACGGCCGGCGGCGCGGCGGAGGCCGGCGGCGCGGCGGAGGCGGGCGGGTCGGCTGCCGCCCGCGCGGCGGCCACCGGGACCGACCCCGCGGACCCGTCGACGTCCGCGGGCGTCGACGCCGACGCCGAGCGCCTCGTGGACGAGGCCGTGGCGACCGCCCGCGGCGCCGACGTGGTGCTCGCGTTCGTCGGCCTGCCGCTGTCCCACGAGGTGGAGGCCGCCGACCGCCGCACCCTGGCCCTCCCGCCGGAGCAGGTGCTGCTGCTGGAGCGGCTCGCCGACCTCGGGGCGCCCGTGGTCGTCGTGCTGTCTGCAGGCTCCGCGGTGACCACCGACCCGTGGGACGACCGGGTCGCGGCCGTGCTGGACACCTGGCTCGCCGGGCAGGCGGGCGCGGGCGCGCTCGTCGACGTGCTGCTCGGGCGCGCGGACCCGGGCGGCCGCACCGCGGAGACGTTCCCGCTGGCGCTGGCCGACACCCCGGGGTTCGTCACGTTCCCCGGCGAGCGCGGGCGCGTCGTCTACGGCGAGGGCGTCTTCGTCGGCTACCGCTGGTACGACGCGCTGGGGCGGGACGTCCGCTACCCGTTCGGCCACGGCCTGTCGTACACGACGTTCGCGTACCACGACCTCGACGTCGAGGTGCTCGACGCCGCGGCGGGCCGGGTCGCCGTCTCGGTCACCGTGACCAACACCGGCCGGCGCGCGGGGCACGAGGTGGTGCAGCTCTACGTCGGGGACCCGGAGGCCGCCGTGCACCGGCCGCCGCGGGAGCTGCGCGGGTTCGCCAAGGTCACCCTCGACCCCGGCGCGTCGCAGCGCGTGCGCCTGGAGCTGGAGAGCCGCGACTTCGCGTGGTTCGACCAGGTCGCCGGGGCGTGGCGGCGCGAGGGCGGCCGGTTCGTCGTCGAGGTCGGCGCGTCGTCCCGGGACATCCGGGTCCGCACCGAGCTGGACCTGCCCGACGACGCGGACCTGCCGCCGCTGGTCCCGGACTCCGCGCTCGACGGGCCTCCGTCGAGCCGGTTCACGGCGGGGCACGCCGGCCCCGCCGCCTGA
- a CDS encoding TrmH family RNA methyltransferase, translating into MPGVGPWPGGPAAWPADPRYDPELLAHGDRRNVVDRYRYWTVEAVVADLDTRRHPLHVAIENWAHDLNIGSVVRTANAFNVAGVHVVGRRRWNRRGAMVTDRYLHVHHHPDVEHLLAWARTARPDGAALPVLGVDNVPGSVPLDGYPLPRACVLLFGQESAGLSPQAREGAEAVLHIDQYGSTRSMNAGAAAAIAMHAWAVRHAGPPPG; encoded by the coding sequence CTGCCCGGCGTGGGTCCGTGGCCCGGCGGCCCCGCGGCCTGGCCCGCCGACCCGCGCTACGACCCGGAGCTGCTCGCGCACGGCGACCGCCGCAACGTCGTCGACCGCTACCGCTACTGGACCGTCGAGGCGGTCGTCGCCGATCTCGACACCCGGCGGCACCCGCTGCACGTGGCGATCGAGAACTGGGCGCACGACCTCAACATCGGGTCGGTGGTGCGCACGGCCAACGCGTTCAACGTCGCGGGGGTGCACGTGGTCGGCCGGCGGCGGTGGAACCGGCGCGGCGCGATGGTGACGGACCGGTACCTGCACGTGCACCACCACCCGGACGTCGAGCACCTGCTCGCCTGGGCGCGGACGGCCAGGCCCGACGGGGCGGCGCTGCCGGTGCTCGGGGTGGACAACGTGCCGGGCTCGGTGCCGCTGGACGGGTACCCGCTGCCGCGCGCGTGCGTGCTGCTGTTCGGGCAGGAGTCCGCGGGGCTGTCGCCGCAGGCGCGCGAGGGCGCGGAGGCGGTGCTGCACATCGACCAGTACGGGTCCACGCGGTCGATGAACGCCGGGGCCGCCGCCGCCATCGCGATGCACGCGTGGGCGGTGCGGCACGCGGGACCGCCGCCGGGGTGA